The following proteins come from a genomic window of Nitrospira sp.:
- a CDS encoding inosine-5'-monophosphate dehydrogenase produces MLDKEPRLGLTYDDVVLVPAKSQIVPSEVDTGTLVSRNIRINIPLVSAAMDTVTESRLAIAMAREGGIGIIHRVLAPADQAIEVDKVKKSESGMIMDPVTISPDETIRDAHQLMAKYRISGIPVTKGRKLVGILTNRDLRFETRMDMKVSQVMKRDRLITAPEGTSLEKAREILHEHRIEKLPVVNKEFELKGLITIKDIEKRIKYPNACKDSHGRLRVGAAVGVGQDTEERVTLLKKSGVDLVVIDTAHGHSQAVLDAARMIKKLYPDLELVVGNIGTMEAAKDLLTVGVDAVKVGVGPGSICTTRIVSGAGMPQLTAIADCAKALQGSGVPVIADGGIKFSGDITKALAAGASSVMLGGLFAGTEESPGETVLYQARTYKVYRGMGSIGAMERGGGDRYGQGGRPAQKLVPEGIEGRVPYKGPLAAVVYQLVGGVRSGMGYCGCKTIVDLQQNATFIRQSVAGLRESHVHDVIITKEAPNYRMDWE; encoded by the coding sequence ATGCTTGATAAAGAACCGCGACTAGGTCTGACGTACGATGACGTGGTTCTCGTGCCGGCCAAGTCGCAGATCGTGCCCAGCGAAGTTGATACCGGCACCTTGGTCTCCCGCAATATCCGGATCAATATCCCGCTCGTCAGCGCGGCCATGGATACGGTCACGGAATCTCGGCTGGCGATCGCGATGGCGCGCGAAGGGGGAATTGGAATCATTCATCGTGTGCTGGCTCCGGCGGATCAGGCGATCGAGGTGGATAAAGTCAAGAAGTCCGAAAGCGGGATGATCATGGACCCCGTGACGATTTCTCCCGACGAAACCATTCGGGACGCGCACCAGCTGATGGCGAAATATCGGATCTCGGGCATCCCCGTCACCAAAGGACGCAAACTGGTCGGGATTCTCACCAACCGCGATCTGAGATTCGAAACCAGGATGGATATGAAGGTGTCGCAGGTGATGAAGCGAGACCGGCTGATCACGGCGCCGGAAGGCACCAGCTTGGAAAAGGCCAGAGAGATCCTGCATGAGCACCGGATCGAAAAATTACCGGTGGTGAATAAAGAGTTTGAACTCAAGGGCCTCATTACCATCAAAGATATCGAAAAGCGGATCAAGTATCCCAATGCATGCAAAGACAGCCACGGGCGCTTACGGGTCGGAGCGGCGGTCGGCGTCGGGCAAGATACGGAAGAACGCGTGACCCTGCTCAAGAAATCCGGCGTGGATCTTGTGGTGATCGATACGGCGCACGGCCATTCGCAAGCCGTACTGGATGCGGCGAGGATGATCAAGAAGCTCTATCCGGATCTTGAACTGGTCGTCGGAAACATTGGAACGATGGAGGCGGCGAAAGACCTTCTCACAGTCGGAGTCGACGCGGTCAAGGTCGGAGTCGGACCGGGATCGATCTGCACGACACGAATCGTATCGGGCGCCGGGATGCCGCAGTTGACCGCCATTGCGGATTGTGCAAAAGCTTTACAGGGGAGCGGTGTGCCGGTGATTGCCGATGGGGGCATCAAATTCTCCGGCGATATCACGAAAGCCTTGGCCGCCGGGGCGTCCTCTGTGATGCTCGGCGGGCTCTTTGCCGGAACGGAAGAGTCTCCCGGTGAGACGGTGCTCTATCAAGCCAGAACCTACAAGGTGTATCGCGGCATGGGCTCCATCGGGGCGATGGAGCGAGGGGGCGGTGATCGATACGGACAAGGAGGACGCCCGGCCCAGAAGCTGGTTCCCGAAGGGATCGAAGGCCGTGTCCCCTATAAAGGTCCGTTGGCCGCCGTGGTGTATCAGTTGGTCGGCGGTGTGAGATCGGGAATGGGATACTGCGGCTGTAAAACCATTGTCGACTTGCAACAGAATGCCACGTTCATCAGACAG
- a CDS encoding SAM-dependent methyltransferase: MADESLQQSIQDHLAWWGLRHFSSDHDYFAWQRQHLSSEELRQLALHVERKREGGHRDEIAFYDLTAHPKIYPVLYSQRYEYYEAIGVRTTAHFGQAEDVLDFGCGIGVLTIFYARLFPEKNFAGVDRSSASIAVARERADKLGLRNLRFECVDVDVEPLTGSYDLVVATHALVQAEQDRGLPSRNWRTFERAHDPSQQLAFERRTGLAIRLDRLCRVLNSSGRMIVSEKTRQLARRVPFQRALANRGLRLAERPALIRYRTVEEVVDDGPLYVLNRGGEATLEWDEKPEQDQGQLFDPHTVSMSAGMVNAPLYENHWPSAQATWEQLKDREVIRETTRQAPDGRQVHAERGRSRGQHYLYCANTFDQRQLVIEEEARAAMLDEYYQEIIRGLP, encoded by the coding sequence ATGGCCGATGAGTCGCTGCAGCAATCTATCCAAGACCATCTTGCGTGGTGGGGGCTTAGGCATTTTTCATCGGACCACGATTATTTCGCATGGCAGCGGCAACATCTCTCGTCTGAAGAGCTTCGACAGCTTGCCCTCCATGTCGAGCGAAAACGGGAAGGAGGCCATCGCGATGAAATCGCCTTTTATGATCTCACCGCGCATCCGAAGATCTATCCGGTTCTCTATAGTCAACGTTATGAATACTACGAGGCCATCGGTGTGCGGACGACGGCTCACTTCGGTCAAGCGGAAGACGTCCTCGATTTTGGCTGCGGCATTGGAGTGCTGACGATCTTCTATGCGCGCCTCTTCCCGGAGAAGAATTTTGCGGGTGTCGATCGATCATCCGCTTCCATCGCCGTCGCACGGGAAAGGGCCGACAAGCTTGGGTTGCGCAATCTCCGATTTGAGTGCGTGGATGTGGACGTTGAACCGCTCACAGGTTCGTACGATCTCGTAGTGGCGACCCATGCACTGGTGCAGGCTGAGCAGGACCGGGGTCTTCCGAGCCGGAATTGGCGAACCTTTGAACGAGCACACGACCCGTCGCAGCAGCTGGCATTCGAACGGCGGACAGGGCTTGCGATTCGACTGGACCGGCTGTGCCGGGTCCTGAACTCATCCGGCCGCATGATCGTGAGCGAGAAAACGCGACAGTTGGCCAGAAGAGTGCCGTTTCAGCGCGCATTGGCGAACAGAGGGCTGCGACTCGCCGAACGCCCAGCGCTGATCCGCTACCGAACGGTTGAAGAAGTGGTGGACGACGGCCCGTTGTATGTGCTGAATCGGGGGGGCGAAGCGACTTTGGAGTGGGATGAGAAGCCGGAGCAGGATCAGGGACAGCTCTTCGATCCTCACACCGTTTCGATGTCGGCAGGCATGGTCAACGCGCCGCTCTACGAGAATCATTGGCCTTCGGCCCAAGCGACGTGGGAACAACTGAAAGACCGAGAAGTCATCAGAGAGACCACTCGCCAAGCACCCGATGGTCGGCAAGTGCACGCCGAACGTGGGCGCTCCCGCGGGCAGCACTATCTGTACTGCGCCAACACCTTCGATCAACGGCAATTGGTCATTGAAGAAGAGGCTCGTGCGGCGATGCTCGATGAGTACTATCAAGAAATCATCCGAGGCCTACCCTAA
- a CDS encoding Gamma-glutamyl phosphate reductase, which translates to MAIEVPAKLYIEKLLKECRNISVDLALLPGTVKSRALHAVADRMATDQDIILVENAKDVEAVGKSFEKVDSKDRMKAAVARVRLTPDQMKEIAERLHFIADLPDPVGAVTSLRERPDGLQVSRVRVPIGVIGVISERSPLVTVESIALCLKSGNLCVFRGAPEWKLTHQAMAARFREAATEHGIPHNAWVLIDRQEKEIALDLIRSGKYLDAIIVRGGAGLRKTVEEQAKVPILCDDGGLTHLYIDEDPDISVAQNLVINSKVQQAGASNGLDTLLVQQIVARQFLPPLINRLLDQFKVEVHACPKTVALMGQMAMTGHTAIIPATDADWQTQFAGPILAVKMVEDLDEALAHIRVHGPSLTAGIATTRYESAMRFTREVDAGAVLVNASTRLHAGDSFGMGSDVGLSVGKLHAKGPIGLEQLTCEKYVVFGSGQLRFPHPVPEAYFDAIMLKRP; encoded by the coding sequence ATGGCGATTGAAGTTCCAGCCAAGTTATACATCGAGAAGCTATTGAAGGAGTGCAGGAACATATCGGTCGATCTGGCCCTGCTTCCCGGCACCGTGAAATCGAGGGCATTGCACGCCGTTGCCGATCGAATGGCTACGGATCAAGACATCATTCTTGTGGAAAACGCCAAAGATGTCGAGGCCGTGGGAAAGTCCTTTGAGAAGGTGGATTCGAAAGATCGAATGAAGGCCGCCGTGGCTCGCGTTCGTCTGACGCCCGATCAGATGAAGGAGATCGCCGAGCGGCTGCATTTCATCGCCGATCTGCCGGACCCCGTCGGCGCCGTGACATCGCTGCGGGAACGTCCGGATGGGTTGCAAGTCTCTCGGGTGAGAGTGCCGATCGGAGTGATCGGCGTGATTTCCGAACGGAGTCCGCTCGTCACCGTGGAATCGATCGCGCTTTGTCTGAAATCCGGCAATCTCTGCGTCTTTCGTGGGGCTCCGGAATGGAAGTTGACGCATCAGGCGATGGCTGCACGATTTCGTGAGGCGGCAACGGAGCACGGCATACCCCATAATGCCTGGGTGCTCATCGATCGCCAAGAGAAAGAAATTGCGCTCGATTTGATTCGGTCGGGGAAATATCTCGACGCGATCATCGTGCGGGGCGGAGCCGGTTTACGAAAGACGGTTGAGGAACAAGCCAAGGTCCCTATTCTTTGCGATGACGGGGGCCTTACGCATTTGTACATCGATGAAGATCCCGATATTTCCGTCGCGCAAAACTTAGTGATCAACTCCAAGGTGCAGCAAGCGGGAGCCTCCAACGGGCTGGATACCCTGCTGGTGCAACAGATCGTGGCACGGCAGTTCTTGCCTCCATTGATCAACCGTCTGCTGGACCAATTCAAGGTGGAAGTGCATGCGTGCCCGAAGACGGTCGCGCTCATGGGGCAAATGGCAATGACGGGACATACCGCGATCATTCCGGCGACAGATGCGGATTGGCAGACGCAGTTCGCCGGTCCGATCTTGGCTGTCAAAATGGTCGAAGACCTTGATGAGGCGCTGGCTCATATCAGAGTGCACGGGCCCTCCCTCACCGCCGGAATCGCCACCACGCGCTACGAGTCCGCCATGCGATTCACCAGGGAGGTCGATGCCGGTGCGGTGCTGGTGAACGCATCAACCAGACTCCATGCCGGCGATAGTTTCGGGATGGGCAGCGACGTGGGATTGAGCGTAGGGAAGCTGCATGCGAAGGGGCCGATCGGGCTGGAGCAGTTGACCTGTGAGAAGTATGTGGTGTTCGGGTCCGGGCAGCTTCGGTTTCCGCATCCGGTGCCGGAAGCGTACTTTGATGCCATCATGCTGAAAAGACCGTAG
- a CDS encoding Putative inner membrane protein: protein MEEPGHTRRARWADFLGAKPEELVPLAWAFAYFFCLLCGYSILRPVRDEMAIEGGLKHLPWMMTATFLTMLAATPLFGWLSARCSRYRLLVTVYAFFITNLLVFYALMTSHLHPEWVARGFFVWLSVFNLFIVSVFWSFMADLFAPEQGARLFGVIAAGGSSGALLGPLFTTGLTFIFPIPVLMVASSLFLGACIGCVYRLERWGRTQTIHHRPRQGEPLRGSFLAGVRLTFSSPYLLGICGYLAILTMTATVLYLEQTRLVSEYLDRPEARTRLFSTLDFTTSLLTWLTQVFMTRRLIGRFGLVAALLFLPTISLVGFLGIALWPSLAVYVVFSVLRRVGEYALSKPAREVLFTVVSREEKYKAKNFIDTAISRGGDASTAWLVTAMKSLGVTATHIAWALVPLMGVWAWLATVLARQEKRGSASTLSSTAESSRGTG from the coding sequence ATGGAAGAACCGGGTCACACAAGACGTGCTCGATGGGCCGATTTCCTCGGTGCGAAGCCGGAAGAACTGGTTCCATTGGCTTGGGCCTTCGCCTATTTTTTCTGCCTCCTGTGCGGCTACTCCATTCTCCGTCCGGTGCGCGACGAAATGGCCATCGAAGGGGGCTTGAAGCATCTTCCCTGGATGATGACTGCGACATTCCTCACCATGCTCGCCGCCACGCCGCTGTTCGGATGGCTCTCGGCGCGATGCTCGCGCTACCGGCTGCTGGTGACCGTCTATGCGTTCTTCATCACGAATCTGTTGGTCTTCTATGCGTTGATGACGAGTCATCTGCATCCGGAGTGGGTGGCCCGGGGATTTTTTGTCTGGCTGTCGGTGTTCAATCTCTTCATCGTGTCGGTTTTCTGGAGTTTCATGGCGGATCTGTTTGCACCGGAGCAGGGAGCACGGCTGTTCGGCGTGATTGCCGCCGGGGGAAGTAGCGGAGCGTTGCTCGGCCCGCTCTTCACCACGGGCCTCACGTTTATCTTCCCGATTCCGGTGCTGATGGTGGCATCAAGTCTTTTTTTAGGTGCCTGCATCGGATGCGTGTATCGATTGGAGCGATGGGGGCGGACACAGACTATCCATCATCGGCCCCGGCAGGGTGAGCCGCTCCGCGGCAGTTTTCTCGCGGGCGTCCGACTAACATTCTCGTCGCCCTACTTACTCGGCATCTGCGGCTACCTGGCGATTCTGACGATGACCGCCACAGTCCTTTACCTTGAGCAGACGCGCTTGGTGTCGGAATATCTCGACAGACCGGAAGCCCGTACGCGGCTCTTTTCCACCTTGGACTTCACGACAAGCCTCCTGACGTGGCTCACGCAGGTATTCATGACCAGACGACTCATCGGCCGATTTGGTCTCGTGGCGGCGTTACTGTTCTTGCCGACGATCAGCCTGGTCGGATTTCTAGGGATCGCCTTGTGGCCGAGCCTCGCCGTCTATGTTGTCTTTTCCGTATTGCGGAGAGTGGGGGAATATGCGCTGTCCAAACCGGCACGTGAGGTGTTGTTCACGGTCGTCAGTCGCGAGGAAAAATATAAGGCCAAGAATTTCATCGATACGGCCATTTCGCGCGGCGGCGACGCATCGACGGCCTGGCTGGTGACGGCGATGAAATCTCTCGGTGTCACGGCCACGCACATTGCTTGGGCATTGGTTCCATTGATGGGGGTGTGGGCCTGGCTCGCCACTGTACTGGCCCGACAGGAGAAGCGCGGGTCGGCATCTACCCTATCTTCGACGGCGGAAAGTTCTCGCGGTACAGGATGA
- a CDS encoding Low-specificity L-threonine aldolase has protein sequence MIDLRSDTVTKPTDDMRKAMARAEVGDDVYGEDPTVNRLQEMAAAMLGKRFALFVPSGTMANQLAIRSHTQPGQEIIVESKSHVVRYEQGAAGALAGVQLHWVTGERGIMTAEQVEAAIRPNDMHSITTALICIENTHNAGGGTIYPLSTIEKIRALAVRHGIPMHLDGARLFNAVAATTLPPAVYAQHFETVSLCLSKGLGAPVGSLLVSNDQQLMDRVRRFRRMYGGAMRQAGILAAAGIYALERHVARLKTDHDHAKKLARLLQQIPAIQITPQHVETNIVMFDIVDEQRSPAELVAALKKHGVLINAVGGQSYRAVTHLHITDKQIDEAVAVFAKILTR, from the coding sequence ATGATCGACCTTCGTAGCGACACCGTGACCAAGCCGACGGACGACATGCGGAAAGCCATGGCGCGCGCCGAAGTCGGTGATGACGTCTATGGCGAAGATCCGACCGTCAATCGACTCCAAGAGATGGCTGCGGCCATGCTCGGCAAACGGTTCGCGCTCTTCGTCCCTTCCGGCACCATGGCCAACCAACTGGCCATTCGATCGCACACTCAACCGGGACAGGAAATTATCGTCGAGAGCAAGAGCCATGTCGTTCGCTATGAACAGGGGGCAGCCGGTGCGCTGGCCGGCGTGCAACTTCATTGGGTAACCGGTGAGCGGGGGATCATGACCGCCGAGCAAGTGGAAGCCGCCATTAGGCCGAATGATATGCACAGCATCACGACGGCCTTAATCTGCATCGAGAACACGCACAATGCCGGAGGCGGCACGATTTATCCGCTCTCCACAATCGAAAAAATCCGAGCCCTCGCCGTGAGACACGGAATTCCCATGCACCTCGACGGGGCCAGGCTCTTCAATGCCGTGGCCGCTACCACCTTGCCTCCGGCGGTGTACGCCCAACACTTCGAAACTGTCTCGCTCTGTCTCTCGAAGGGGCTGGGAGCTCCTGTTGGATCGCTGCTGGTTTCCAACGACCAGCAACTCATGGATCGCGTACGCCGCTTTCGCCGCATGTATGGAGGCGCCATGCGCCAAGCGGGCATCCTGGCCGCCGCCGGCATTTATGCCTTGGAACGGCACGTCGCTCGGCTTAAGACCGACCATGACCATGCGAAAAAACTGGCTCGCCTGTTGCAGCAAATTCCCGCCATCCAGATTACGCCGCAGCACGTAGAAACGAATATCGTCATGTTCGACATCGTTGACGAGCAACGCTCTCCGGCCGAACTGGTGGCCGCGCTGAAAAAGCACGGCGTGCTCATCAACGCCGTCGGAGGACAGAGCTATCGAGCAGTCACTCATCTCCATATCACGGACAAGCAGATCGACGAAGCCGTAGCCGTCTTCGCCAAAATCCTCACACGCTGA
- a CDS encoding 6-phosphogluconate dehydrogenase, decarboxylating: MELGFIGLGKMGMNMVTRLRRDQHRVVVYDRSNELIKQAEGQGCVGSSSLSDLVGKLSVPRVVWVMVPSGAPTEETIQAVAALLQPGDIIVDGGNTRFHDDVRRAGELKKKGIHYVDAGTSGGIWGLKVGYCLMVGGEEAAVKRLEPALKTLAPEDGWAHVGAVGAGHYVKMVHNGIEYSMMQAYAEGFELMSKSEYKLDLARVADLWMHGSVVRSWLLELAASALKDDQKLEKLKGYVQDSGEGRWMIADAIEKDVPVPTLTTALFTRFRSRQDESFAEKMLAALRNAFGGHAVRR; this comes from the coding sequence ATGGAACTGGGATTCATCGGCCTCGGTAAGATGGGAATGAATATGGTGACACGCCTTCGGCGCGATCAACATCGCGTGGTGGTGTATGATCGATCCAATGAGTTGATCAAACAGGCTGAGGGTCAGGGCTGCGTCGGTTCTTCGTCCCTCTCTGATCTCGTTGGAAAGTTGAGTGTCCCGCGTGTCGTGTGGGTAATGGTTCCTTCCGGAGCCCCGACCGAAGAAACCATCCAGGCGGTGGCTGCACTTCTGCAACCCGGCGACATCATCGTGGACGGCGGAAACACGAGATTTCACGACGATGTGCGGCGTGCCGGCGAGTTGAAGAAAAAAGGCATCCATTATGTCGATGCGGGAACCAGCGGAGGGATTTGGGGACTGAAAGTCGGCTATTGCCTCATGGTCGGCGGAGAGGAGGCAGCCGTCAAACGGCTTGAACCGGCGTTGAAGACTCTGGCGCCTGAAGACGGCTGGGCCCATGTCGGCGCGGTCGGCGCCGGACACTATGTGAAAATGGTGCATAACGGCATCGAGTACAGCATGATGCAAGCCTATGCCGAAGGATTTGAGTTGATGTCGAAGAGCGAGTACAAGCTCGATCTCGCTCGCGTGGCCGATTTGTGGATGCACGGAAGTGTCGTCCGATCCTGGCTTTTGGAGCTGGCCGCGAGCGCGCTCAAAGACGATCAGAAGTTGGAAAAACTGAAAGGGTACGTGCAAGATTCCGGTGAAGGCCGCTGGATGATCGCCGATGCGATTGAGAAGGATGTGCCGGTTCCCACCCTCACGACGGCGCTCTTCACGCGGTTTCGATCGCGGCAGGATGAATCATTTGCCGAAAAGATGCTGGCGGCCCTGCGGAATGCCTTCGGTGGTCACGCCGTCCGGCGATAA
- a CDS encoding Glucose-6-phosphate 1-dehydrogenase, translating into MAHTNSQRIDISPAHEPLTPIEPCTLVIFGGSGDLARRRLIPALYNLLLDGLLPSNYVVLGMGRTPMSDEEFRSAVRDGVIKHSRQDLIEETWSGFSQHLFYLAGGNDDPQTYVRLKERVEELERNFRLPGNRIFYLSIPPSSFTSACEGLSRSGLAGTPGARSPYTRIIVEKPVGRDLASAQAINEVTGRVFDESQIFRIDHYLGKETVQNLMVVRFANSIFEPIWNYKYVDHVQITVSEAEGVGTRATYYEEAGALRDMIQNHLLQLLCLVAMEPPYSLDPDVVRNAKMEVLRCLRPITAKDVEKFTVRAQYTEGTAHGTPVPGYRREKGVKPNSTTETYVAVKCFVENWRWSGVPFYLRTGKALPLRASEVAVQFKEIPQILFNAGGQTPQAPNVLALKIQPEEGLSLRIVSRVPGTRTQTHPVEMNFKYGEVFGRPSPEAYERLLLDVMAGDASRFMRRDAVEASWGWITQILEAWDKSGQRWLPEYQAGTWGPVEADRLIQNDGRAWRVL; encoded by the coding sequence ATGGCCCACACGAATAGTCAACGGATCGATATCAGTCCGGCCCATGAACCACTGACACCCATCGAACCTTGTACGCTGGTGATCTTCGGCGGCTCCGGAGACTTGGCCCGCAGGCGCCTCATTCCCGCCCTCTATAATTTACTGCTCGACGGATTGCTGCCGTCGAACTACGTCGTGCTCGGCATGGGCCGCACCCCAATGAGCGATGAAGAGTTCCGGTCGGCCGTCCGCGACGGCGTGATCAAACATTCCCGTCAGGACTTGATTGAAGAGACGTGGAGCGGCTTTTCTCAGCACCTGTTCTACCTGGCAGGCGGGAATGATGATCCACAGACCTATGTGCGTTTGAAAGAGCGAGTTGAGGAACTTGAACGGAACTTCCGACTGCCCGGCAATCGCATTTTCTATTTGAGCATTCCCCCCAGCTCCTTCACGTCTGCCTGTGAAGGCTTGTCCCGTTCCGGTCTCGCTGGAACGCCCGGGGCTCGTTCTCCCTATACCCGCATCATCGTGGAAAAACCCGTTGGGCGCGATCTGGCCTCCGCGCAGGCCATCAATGAAGTGACCGGTCGCGTCTTCGACGAATCGCAGATTTTCCGGATTGATCATTATCTGGGCAAAGAGACGGTCCAGAATTTGATGGTGGTCCGATTCGCCAATAGCATTTTCGAACCGATCTGGAACTACAAATACGTTGATCACGTCCAGATCACTGTCAGTGAAGCCGAAGGCGTGGGAACTCGGGCGACTTACTATGAAGAGGCCGGCGCATTACGGGACATGATCCAGAATCATTTACTTCAATTGCTGTGCTTGGTCGCCATGGAACCGCCGTACTCGCTCGACCCCGACGTGGTGCGAAATGCCAAGATGGAAGTGCTTCGCTGTTTGCGGCCCATCACCGCCAAAGATGTGGAAAAATTCACCGTGCGGGCCCAGTACACGGAGGGGACGGCCCATGGCACGCCGGTTCCGGGCTATCGCCGCGAAAAGGGCGTGAAGCCGAACTCCACCACCGAAACCTACGTCGCCGTGAAATGTTTCGTCGAAAACTGGCGTTGGTCCGGTGTCCCTTTCTATCTACGGACAGGAAAAGCGTTGCCGCTACGGGCCAGCGAAGTCGCCGTCCAATTCAAAGAGATCCCCCAGATTCTCTTCAATGCCGGCGGACAGACGCCTCAAGCTCCAAACGTCTTGGCGTTGAAAATTCAGCCTGAAGAAGGGCTCTCGCTCCGCATCGTTTCACGAGTACCAGGCACCCGCACCCAGACCCATCCGGTTGAAATGAATTTCAAGTACGGAGAAGTGTTTGGTCGACCGTCCCCGGAGGCTTACGAACGCCTTCTGCTCGACGTGATGGCCGGAGACGCGTCCCGCTTCATGCGGCGTGATGCCGTGGAAGCCTCCTGGGGGTGGATCACTCAGATCCTCGAAGCGTGGGACAAGTCGGGACAACGGTGGCTGCCTGAATACCAAGCCGGGACATGGGGACCGGTGGAAGCGGACCGGCTGATCCAAAACGACGGCCGCGCCTGGAGGGTGCTGTAG
- a CDS encoding transposase, IS5 family: MLRLRDDQWERIREHFPEEHLPESRPGRKPIPARSILEAVLWILNTRAQWHMLPQCYPNYKTVHRRFQQWCEREVLRQILTQLANTLRDEGALDERESFIDATFAAAKGGGEEIGPTRRGKGVKILAIVDRHGLPLSVSTHAANHHEVTLVQLSFNFYMLEAKPEHLIGDRAYDSDRLDEDLQQDGVNMIAPHRSTRKLKTQDGRHLRRYQRRWLVERFFAWLQWKRRLLIRWEYYATNFLGFVQLASITMLLRQF, translated from the coding sequence ATGTTGCGACTGCGCGACGACCAATGGGAGCGGATTCGAGAACATTTTCCCGAAGAACACCTCCCGGAAAGCCGTCCGGGCCGCAAGCCGATCCCAGCACGCAGCATTCTCGAGGCCGTGCTGTGGATTTTGAACACCCGTGCGCAGTGGCACATGCTGCCGCAGTGTTATCCCAACTACAAAACAGTACATCGCCGGTTTCAACAATGGTGCGAACGCGAGGTGCTGCGCCAGATTCTTACCCAGTTGGCCAATACGCTGCGCGACGAAGGCGCGCTTGACGAGCGCGAGAGCTTCATCGATGCCACGTTTGCGGCAGCCAAGGGAGGGGGCGAGGAAATCGGCCCCACCCGCCGGGGCAAAGGCGTCAAGATCCTCGCGATTGTGGATCGTCATGGGTTGCCGCTCTCGGTGAGCACGCATGCGGCCAATCATCATGAGGTCACGTTGGTCCAACTCAGTTTTAACTTCTACATGCTGGAAGCCAAGCCTGAGCACTTGATCGGCGATCGCGCGTATGACAGCGATCGGCTTGATGAGGATCTTCAGCAGGACGGCGTGAATATGATCGCGCCTCATCGGTCCACTCGCAAGCTCAAGACCCAAGACGGCCGCCATCTGCGGCGCTACCAACGCCGCTGGCTTGTCGAACGGTTCTTTGCCTGGCTGCAATGGAAGCGCCGGCTACTGATTCGCTGGGAATACTACGCCACGAATTTCCTGGGCTTTGTGCAACTCGCATCCATCACCATGCTGCTCAGGCAATTTTGA